In Colwellia sp. PAMC 20917, a single genomic region encodes these proteins:
- a CDS encoding alpha/beta fold hydrolase has translation MRILKISLFILLSVVVLFASYLYVNQAADKSVAELSKRWAAEPSQFMQIAGMNIHLRDEGPKSDEEPIVLIHGTSASLHTWDGWVDELKTQRRVIRFDLPAFGLTGPDPKNNYTIEHYAEVVIAVLDKLKVKKSVLAGNSLGGYIAWATAVLYPERVSQMILVDASGYPFKSESLPLAFKLSKNPITSRLLKNVLPKSLVKKSVKNVYGNPDLVTSELVDRYYDLTLREGNRNALKERFKQTVPGDLAKKISTINVPTLIIWGRKDKLIPIKLAMKFKKDIINSQLVIFDDLGHVPHEENPQATVAVVKQFLQDNKSQ, from the coding sequence TTGAGAATTTTAAAAATTAGTCTGTTTATACTGCTAAGCGTAGTCGTTTTATTTGCCAGTTATCTTTATGTTAATCAAGCAGCTGATAAGTCTGTCGCTGAACTCAGCAAGCGCTGGGCTGCTGAGCCATCACAATTTATGCAGATTGCCGGTATGAATATACATCTAAGAGATGAAGGACCAAAGTCTGATGAAGAGCCTATTGTCCTAATTCATGGTACGAGCGCGTCATTACATACATGGGATGGCTGGGTTGACGAACTAAAAACACAACGCAGAGTTATTCGCTTCGATTTACCTGCCTTTGGTCTGACCGGCCCCGATCCTAAAAATAATTATACTATTGAGCATTATGCTGAAGTTGTTATTGCTGTGTTAGATAAGTTAAAGGTTAAAAAAAGTGTATTAGCAGGTAACTCTTTAGGCGGGTATATTGCTTGGGCTACGGCAGTGTTATATCCAGAGCGAGTTTCTCAAATGATTTTAGTCGACGCAAGTGGCTATCCTTTTAAGTCTGAATCTTTACCCTTAGCCTTTAAATTGTCTAAAAATCCGATAACAAGCCGGTTATTGAAAAATGTTTTACCTAAATCATTGGTGAAAAAAAGTGTTAAGAATGTTTATGGAAACCCTGACTTAGTCACGAGTGAATTAGTTGACAGGTACTATGATTTGACGCTTCGTGAAGGAAATCGTAACGCTCTAAAAGAACGCTTTAAGCAGACGGTACCCGGAGATTTAGCCAAAAAAATCTCAACAATAAATGTACCAACGCTTATCATTTGGGGAAGAAAAGATAAGCTCATCCCCATCAAGCTTGCGATGAAATTTAAAAAAGATATTATCAACAGTCAATTAGTTATCTTTGATGATTTAGGGCATGTACCTCACGAAGAAAATCCTCAGGCAACGGTAGCAGTTGTTAAACAATTTTTACAAGATAACAAGTCTCAATAA
- a CDS encoding glutathione S-transferase family protein yields MIVVHHLNNSRSQRVLWALEELGVPYDVKRYERDLKTNLAPNTLKKVHPLGKSPVITDGSITVAESGAIIEYLAQTYGGDDFTPDIGTEAHRQYIYWLHFAEGTLMPQLLLKIIFEKILKSTMPFFVKPIARGIVKKVMKGYVGPNITGNLDFIESHLKNNQWFTGEELSGADIQMSFPLEAWVAKSSNDNNYPEITAYVKRFQARSAYQKALKSGGHYDYA; encoded by the coding sequence ATGATTGTTGTACACCACCTTAATAACTCACGTTCGCAGCGGGTGCTTTGGGCTTTAGAAGAGCTTGGCGTACCTTATGACGTTAAGCGTTATGAGCGAGACCTAAAAACAAATTTAGCGCCTAACACCTTAAAGAAAGTACATCCATTGGGTAAATCTCCAGTGATCACTGATGGTAGCATTACTGTTGCTGAGTCTGGAGCCATTATTGAATACCTTGCACAAACTTATGGTGGTGATGATTTTACTCCCGATATTGGCACAGAAGCACATCGCCAGTATATATACTGGTTACATTTTGCTGAGGGAACATTGATGCCACAATTATTACTAAAAATAATCTTTGAAAAAATATTGAAAAGTACGATGCCCTTTTTTGTTAAGCCAATTGCTAGAGGGATTGTGAAAAAAGTAATGAAAGGCTATGTTGGGCCAAATATTACCGGGAACTTAGACTTTATCGAAAGCCATTTAAAAAATAATCAGTGGTTTACTGGAGAAGAATTATCTGGTGCTGATATTCAAATGAGTTTTCCTCTAGAGGCTTGGGTTGCCAAAAGTTCAAATGACAATAACTACCCAGAAATTACCGCTTACGTTAAGCGTTTTCAAGCCCGTTCAGCCTATCAAAAAGCCCTTAAGTCTGGAGGTCATTACGATTATGCTTAA
- a CDS encoding AraC family transcriptional regulator — translation MLWTSSVVLRRDIEQHQHNLHEFVVCLKGAVSITINDESHQLLSGHSVFIPAQYQHSITTDKNTETKLLFACIAPPSFDNLSTPANSLYLKTLSKGGFLTNNLNSSSQHSTQGMQKIANELEIQPISSSPLNVCLKENLYLRLLLIHISNAGYEQQANAQSSLRMTNAQDWINNNYTMDITLDKVAKQVNLSRSHFARQFRQHTGFSFIEYLLKLRCDAVAKNLASSNTDITEIAFASGFSNLSHFYRHFKRRYGITPGAFRLMIKHQGVTLRP, via the coding sequence ATGCTTTGGACCTCCAGTGTTGTATTACGTCGAGATATCGAGCAACACCAGCATAACCTCCATGAGTTTGTCGTCTGTTTAAAAGGTGCTGTAAGCATAACGATTAATGACGAAAGCCATCAACTTTTAAGCGGACATTCCGTTTTTATCCCTGCTCAATATCAACATTCAATCACGACAGATAAAAACACCGAAACAAAATTACTGTTTGCATGTATTGCTCCCCCGTCCTTTGATAACTTGTCAACACCCGCCAACAGTTTGTATTTAAAAACGTTATCTAAAGGAGGATTTTTAACTAACAATCTCAATTCAAGCAGCCAGCACAGTACGCAAGGAATGCAAAAAATTGCCAATGAACTCGAAATACAACCCATTTCGAGCTCACCATTAAATGTTTGTTTAAAAGAGAACCTCTACTTACGACTATTACTGATCCATATCAGCAACGCCGGTTACGAGCAGCAAGCAAATGCACAATCATCTTTGCGAATGACCAATGCTCAAGATTGGATCAACAATAATTACACTATGGATATCACTCTAGATAAGGTGGCAAAGCAAGTTAATCTATCAAGAAGTCATTTTGCTCGCCAATTTCGCCAGCACACCGGTTTCAGCTTTATTGAATACCTTTTAAAACTGCGCTGTGATGCCGTTGCTAAAAACCTTGCTAGTTCCAACACCGATATAACCGAAATTGCTTTTGCTTCGGGCTTTAGTAATCTTAGTCATTTTTACCGGCACTTTAAACGCCGCTACGGGATAACTCCCGGTGCTTTTAGGTTAATGATTAAACATCAAGGGGTAACACTGAGACCTTAG
- a CDS encoding glucosaminidase domain-containing protein codes for MKLTAFQSKTLLILIPLILLSSTAIYFYGANETTLPKMTVQEKKARFKNLIIPAIDEVYDELMVQYLDVSESLKSGSDNDMIEKLKIEYKAKTDNELLMALKPHPKSIAIAQAAMESAWATSRFFNKANNIFGVWSFDEDEPRIAALKKRGDKTIWLKKYPSIKASVRGYYRTLGRSAAFKKFRELRLKTDNPYSLVKKLDRYSEKGAEYGDELTSIIKFNEFNTYD; via the coding sequence ATGAAATTAACTGCTTTTCAGTCAAAAACATTATTGATACTTATCCCCTTAATATTATTATCATCGACAGCGATTTATTTCTATGGCGCCAATGAAACTACTTTGCCAAAAATGACAGTACAAGAGAAAAAGGCTCGCTTTAAAAATTTAATTATTCCTGCAATAGACGAAGTTTATGATGAACTTATGGTTCAATATCTCGACGTTTCAGAGTCACTTAAGTCAGGTAGTGATAACGATATGATAGAAAAACTGAAAATAGAATATAAAGCCAAAACTGATAACGAGCTGTTAATGGCACTTAAACCTCACCCTAAAAGTATTGCTATTGCACAAGCGGCAATGGAGAGTGCTTGGGCAACCTCTCGTTTTTTTAATAAAGCTAATAATATTTTTGGTGTTTGGTCATTCGATGAAGATGAACCTAGAATCGCGGCACTGAAAAAAAGGGGAGATAAAACCATTTGGTTAAAAAAATATCCTTCTATTAAAGCTTCGGTAAGAGGTTATTATCGAACCCTTGGGCGTAGTGCCGCCTTTAAAAAGTTTAGAGAATTGCGACTAAAAACTGATAATCCCTACTCTTTAGTTAAAAAGTTAGACCGTTATTCTGAGAAGGGTGCAGAATATGGTGATGAATTAACCTCTATTATAAAGTTTAATGAATTTAATACTTATGACTAA